In Lentimicrobium sp. L6, the genomic window GTATTTTGCAGGAAGAGCCAGCTTTTAGATTGAAGTTGTCAAAATTTGGTTTGTTTGGCAGTAAATATAGTCCACGAGTAATTTGGGCAGGAGTTGAGCCAGAGTTAGAGGTGGGGAAGTTGGCCCAGAAAATTTCAAAAGAGATGGAGTCGTTTGGTTATAGGAATGATCGGCAGAATTTTGTGCCACATTTGACAGTGGCTCGAATTCGAAAGTTGAAAAATAAGGCTCATTTTCAACAGGTGTTTTCTAAGTTGCATTCAGCGGTACGGCTTGAACAGCTTGTTGATGAAGTTGTTTTATTTGAAAGTAGGCTAAGTAGCCAAGGTGCGGAATACAGTGAGCTTGCAAGATTTCCATTAAAAATAGACTAAGCTATTTTTTATTAAAT contains:
- the thpR gene encoding RNA 2',3'-cyclic phosphodiesterase, whose product is MRKRLFIAIKINPTKEILHRVSLFQENLDDDNINWIRADHYHLTLKFLGDTSSEKIERMAEKLIRILQEEPAFRLKLSKFGLFGSKYSPRVIWAGVEPELEVGKLAQKISKEMESFGYRNDRQNFVPHLTVARIRKLKNKAHFQQVFSKLHSAVRLEQLVDEVVLFESRLSSQGAEYSELARFPLKID